Proteins from a single region of Leucoraja erinacea ecotype New England chromosome 25, Leri_hhj_1, whole genome shotgun sequence:
- the drg1 gene encoding developmentally-regulated GTP-binding protein 1, translating into MSILLKISEIEAEMARTQKNKATAHHLGLLKARLAKLRRELITPKGGGGGGPGEGFDVAKTGDARIGFVGFPSVGKSTLLSNLAGVYSEVAAYEFTTLTTVPGVIRYKGAKIQLLDLPGIIEGAKDGKGRGRQVIAVARTCNLILIVLDVLKPLVHKKIIENEVEGFGIRLNKQPPNIGFRKKDKGGINLTSTCGQSELDMETVKSILAEYKIHNADITLRGDSTADDLIDVVEGNRVYMPCIYVLNKIDQISLEELDVIYKIPHCVPISAHHRWNFDDLLERLWDYLQLVRIYTKPKGQLPDYTSPVVLPHRKTAVEDFCMKIHKNLIKEFKYALVWGASVKYNPQKVGKDHVMEDEDVIQIVKK; encoded by the exons ATGGCCAGGACACAGAAAAACAAAGCAACGGCTCACCACTTGGGTCTGTTGAAAGCCCGTCTGGCCAAACTACGCCGAGAACTTATCACTCCcaaaggaggaggtggaggaggaccTGGTGAAG GGTTTGATGTTGCCAAGACTGGGGATGCCCGGATTGGGTTTGTGGGTTTCCCTTCTGTTGGAAAATCTACATTACTAAGTAATCTGGCAGGAGTGTATTCTGAAGTTGCGGCCTATGAGTTTACTACTTTGACCACGGTACCAGGGGTGATTCGCTATAAAGGAGCCAAGATACAG CTGCTTGATCTTCCAGGTATCATTGAGGGAGCCAAAGATGGCAAAGGCCGTGGGCGACAGGTTATTGCTG TGGCTCGGACCTGTAACCTAATCCTGATCGTACTCGATGTGCTGAAGCCTCTGGTACACAAGAAGATAATTGAGAATGAAGTAGAAGGCTTTGGAATCCGGCTTAACAAGCAGCCTCCCAACATCGGGTTCAGGAAGAAGGATAAGGGAGGCATTAATCTGACATCTACA TGTGGACAGTCTGAACTGGACATGGAAACTGTGAAAAGTATCCTCGCTGAATATAAAATCCACAATGCTGACATCACATTACGAGGCGATTCAACAGCGGATGACCTGATAGATGTGGTTGAAGGTAATCG GGTGTACATGCCATGCATTTATGTTCTGAACAAAATAGATCAGATCTCTTTGGAGGAATTGGATGTAATTTATAAAATACCACACTGCGTACCAATTTCTGCACATCACCGTTGGAACTTTGATGATCTCCTGGAAAGGTTATGGGACTACTTGCAACTCGTTCGCAT TTACACAAAACCCAAGGGGCAGTTACCTGATTACACTTCCCCTGTTGTGCTACCACATAGGAAAACTGCAGTTGAAGATTTCTGCATGAAAATTCATAAAAACCTAATTAAGGAATTCAAATA TGCTTTGGTGTGGGGTGCCTCTGTGAAATACAATCCACAGAAAGTTGGCAAGGACCATGTGATGGAAGACGAGGATGTAATTCAGATAGTCAAGAAGTAA